A single uncultured Acetobacterium sp. DNA region contains:
- a CDS encoding Mbeg1-like protein gives MLYHSELNLISQLAALNLPVEPAILPDYTVGEMVGALLQNVNELQGDCAMSASEWEKSLLLMQHDPRLTALKILAYTNQPDNGLVAYCFSDHTADAGIIAFRGTTGIGWVDNIKGGFVTDTPQQLKALEFFHDVDTVFNFDHYTMTGHSKGGNNSQYITIVDGDKIDRCVTFNSQGFSAEFIRKYAAEISKNQNRIIAYESAWDVVNLLLNSIAGKRVVVGGESRLPHNNHPPNRLLDQSGDIRKQDLRHPFYTGFQNFTVSLTLIASKAKQQLEKNKTPKK, from the coding sequence ATGTTGTATCACAGCGAACTTAATTTAATCAGCCAGCTAGCCGCTTTGAATCTGCCCGTTGAGCCAGCAATCCTGCCAGACTATACGGTAGGCGAAATGGTGGGGGCTTTGCTACAAAATGTCAATGAGCTCCAGGGAGATTGCGCCATGTCCGCGTCTGAATGGGAAAAATCGCTGCTTTTAATGCAGCACGATCCCCGTCTCACGGCGCTGAAAATCCTGGCCTATACTAACCAGCCGGATAACGGTCTGGTTGCCTATTGTTTCTCAGACCACACCGCTGATGCCGGTATCATTGCTTTTCGAGGAACCACCGGAATCGGTTGGGTTGATAATATTAAGGGTGGTTTCGTAACGGACACACCCCAGCAACTAAAAGCGCTGGAATTTTTTCATGATGTGGATACGGTTTTTAATTTTGACCATTATACCATGACCGGTCACTCAAAAGGTGGCAACAACAGCCAGTATATTACTATTGTCGATGGTGACAAAATTGATCGTTGTGTGACCTTCAACAGCCAGGGCTTTTCAGCTGAATTTATTCGCAAATATGCGGCCGAAATCAGCAAAAACCAGAACCGTATCATTGCCTATGAATCCGCCTGGGATGTCGTCAATCTTCTTTTAAACAGCATTGCCGGCAAACGGGTTGTGGTTGGCGGTGAATCCCGACTTCCCCACAATAATCATCCCCCCAACCGGCTGCTTGACCAAAGCGGCGATATTCGCAAACAGGATCTGCGCCACCCCTTTTATACCGGCTTTCAGAATTTCACTGTCAGTTTGACACTGATTGCTTCCAAAGCCAAACAACAACTGGAAAAAAACAAAACACCCAAAAAATAA
- a CDS encoding AI-2E family transporter — MENNENDKNKKYDLRDKTFRNNLFLITFGICLLVALLNINYLVGYFAMFVNIITPVLIGLGVAFILNIPMTFMEHHLLGFMNRFKNKKNRNLNKGKRMISITLTFLLVIGILAGLITFVIPQVSASVDTLMVKLPGYVDSFNSLVDQTLAFFNLPSTLWTDITIEWNTVMEQFGSLLLTSVPEIFNATKNITVGFFNIIMGIVISIYLLADKENLLALKDKLIYAYIRKDRADFIQDVSVTANQVFHGFIAGQITEAFILGTLCTVGLAILQIPYALLIGVLVGMTSVIPVFGAFLGAVPSGFILLVVNPIYCLIFVIYIIALQQVETNIIYPRVVGGSIGLSGLWVLIGMLIGGSLFGFLGIILGIPTFAVFYAVFRKITNERIEKMAAAQEEPVSN, encoded by the coding sequence GTGGAAAATAATGAAAACGACAAAAACAAAAAATATGACTTAAGAGACAAGACCTTTAGAAATAACCTATTTTTGATAACATTTGGGATCTGTCTGTTGGTGGCGCTCCTGAATATAAATTATCTGGTTGGCTATTTTGCCATGTTTGTGAATATTATAACGCCGGTACTGATTGGTTTGGGGGTTGCGTTTATCCTGAATATTCCGATGACATTTATGGAGCATCATTTATTAGGTTTTATGAATCGCTTTAAAAATAAAAAAAACCGAAATTTGAATAAGGGAAAACGGATGATTTCGATTACCTTGACATTTCTCCTGGTAATCGGAATTCTCGCCGGGCTCATCACCTTTGTAATACCTCAGGTGAGTGCCAGTGTCGACACCCTGATGGTTAAATTACCAGGATATGTGGACTCATTTAATTCACTAGTGGATCAGACCCTGGCATTTTTTAACTTGCCATCGACCTTATGGACGGATATAACAATTGAATGGAATACGGTGATGGAACAATTTGGGAGTCTTTTGCTTACTTCCGTTCCAGAAATATTTAATGCTACCAAAAATATCACCGTTGGTTTCTTTAATATCATTATGGGGATTGTTATTTCGATTTATTTATTGGCTGATAAAGAGAATCTACTGGCGCTGAAGGATAAGCTAATCTATGCATACATCAGAAAAGATCGAGCCGATTTTATTCAGGATGTCAGTGTCACTGCCAACCAGGTGTTTCATGGGTTTATTGCCGGGCAAATAACCGAAGCCTTTATTCTGGGCACGCTTTGCACGGTTGGTTTGGCAATCCTGCAGATTCCTTATGCCCTGCTGATCGGTGTTTTGGTGGGGATGACCAGTGTGATTCCAGTATTTGGTGCATTTTTGGGAGCGGTTCCCAGTGGCTTTATTCTATTGGTGGTTAACCCAATTTATTGTCTGATCTTCGTGATCTACATTATTGCGTTACAACAAGTGGAAACTAATATCATTTATCCGCGAGTTGTTGGTGGATCCATTGGCTTATCAGGGCTTTGGGTGCTGATCGGGATGCTGATCGGCGGTAGCTTATTTGGCTTCCTGGGGATCATTCTGGGAATTCCGACCTTTGCCGTGTTCTACGCTGTATTTAGAAAAATTACGAATGAACGGATTGAAAAAATGGCAGCAGCTCAGGAAGAGCCGGTCTCAAATTAA
- the typA gene encoding translational GTPase TypA produces the protein MNNKQPIINIAVIAHVDAGKSTLVDALLGQSNVFRENQEVVDCVMDSNDLERERGITIYSKNCSIMYKDIKINIVDTPGHADFSSEVERILKTVDTVVLLVDSSEGPMPQTRFVLNKSLEKGLNPILFINKIDKKDQRAEEVVDMVFDLFVELKANDKQLDFPVLYGIAKEGIAIRDMADEGVDLAPLFETIVEHVGLQDDLSLEPLQMQVSSLAYDDYIGRLGIGKVYSGTIHAGEQIEICKTDGTFKKEKINQVFVYRGLARVEVKEAKAGDIVVISGIPDISIGETIGEINQVQPMELIEIEQPTLSMNFLVNKSPFAGDSGKFVTTRHIRARLEKELEVNVGLLVEELEDTTDGFKVSGRGELHLSILLENMRREGYEVAVSKPEVIMHRDENNKLLEPVELVIVSVPEKYSGAVISKLNIRKGRMESMYTDEAWTKMEFFVPTRGLLGYQSEFINDTHGEGTMVRRFSAFEEHKGDIPQRLNGVLISQFAGETMAYSLFNLSDRGEMLVRAGTKVYEGMIIGINNRSDDMTVNPTKNKKMTNVRSSGTDEALKLIEPRIMTLEQAIEFITDDELVELTPTDIRIRKKVLNELERKRSSR, from the coding sequence ATGAATAACAAACAACCCATTATTAACATTGCAGTCATCGCGCATGTCGATGCCGGAAAATCTACCCTGGTAGATGCCCTTTTAGGACAAAGCAATGTTTTTAGAGAAAACCAGGAGGTCGTGGACTGCGTAATGGACAGCAATGACCTTGAACGTGAACGTGGAATCACCATCTACTCGAAAAACTGCTCCATTATGTACAAAGACATTAAAATCAATATTGTCGATACCCCAGGCCATGCCGACTTTTCTTCAGAGGTTGAACGAATTCTGAAGACTGTTGATACAGTGGTTTTATTGGTTGACTCCAGTGAAGGTCCGATGCCACAAACTCGTTTTGTTCTTAACAAGTCTTTGGAAAAAGGTTTAAACCCAATCCTTTTCATTAATAAGATCGATAAAAAAGATCAGCGTGCCGAAGAGGTGGTTGATATGGTATTTGATTTATTTGTCGAACTGAAAGCGAATGACAAGCAATTGGATTTCCCGGTTCTTTACGGGATTGCTAAAGAAGGCATTGCGATTCGTGATATGGCAGACGAAGGCGTGGATTTAGCGCCGCTTTTCGAAACCATTGTCGAACATGTTGGCCTTCAGGATGATCTGAGCCTTGAACCCCTGCAGATGCAGGTTTCTTCACTGGCTTATGACGATTATATTGGCCGTCTGGGGATTGGTAAGGTCTATTCTGGAACTATCCATGCTGGCGAACAAATCGAAATCTGCAAGACCGATGGAACTTTCAAAAAAGAAAAAATCAACCAGGTCTTTGTCTACCGTGGCTTAGCCCGGGTTGAAGTTAAAGAAGCAAAGGCTGGAGATATTGTTGTTATCTCGGGAATCCCAGATATCTCGATTGGCGAAACCATTGGTGAAATTAATCAGGTTCAGCCGATGGAACTGATTGAAATTGAACAGCCAACGCTGTCGATGAACTTCCTGGTTAACAAATCACCTTTTGCTGGTGATTCTGGTAAATTTGTAACCACCCGACACATTCGGGCGCGGTTGGAAAAAGAGCTGGAAGTTAACGTTGGTCTTTTAGTTGAAGAATTAGAAGATACCACTGATGGCTTCAAGGTTTCTGGACGTGGCGAGCTTCATTTATCGATTCTGTTGGAAAACATGCGTCGAGAAGGCTATGAAGTAGCTGTTTCCAAACCAGAAGTTATCATGCACCGTGATGAAAACAATAAACTGCTGGAACCGGTTGAACTGGTTATTGTATCAGTGCCGGAAAAATACTCAGGGGCCGTTATTTCCAAGCTTAATATCCGAAAGGGCCGCATGGAAAGCATGTACACCGACGAAGCCTGGACAAAAATGGAATTTTTTGTACCGACTCGTGGCTTATTGGGTTATCAAAGTGAATTTATCAACGATACCCATGGTGAAGGTACCATGGTCCGTCGCTTTTCTGCTTTTGAAGAGCATAAGGGTGATATTCCACAACGTCTCAATGGGGTTCTTATTTCCCAATTTGCTGGTGAAACCATGGCCTATTCATTGTTTAATTTAAGCGATCGTGGCGAAATGCTAGTCAGAGCCGGAACGAAAGTCTATGAAGGCATGATTATTGGAATCAATAATCGCAGTGATGACATGACGGTTAATCCGACTAAGAATAAAAAAATGACCAACGTTCGTTCTTCTGGAACGGATGAAGCGTTAAAATTGATTGAGCCTCGTATTATGACGTTAGAACAGGCGATCGAATTTATTACTGACGATGAATTGGTGGAATTAACACCCACTGATATTCGAATCCGTAAAAAAGTATTAAATGAGTTGGAACGAAAACGTAGTTCCCGCTAG
- the rpsI gene encoding 30S ribosomal protein S9 has protein sequence MAKVQYFGTGRRKTSVARVRLLPGSGKFIINGRDIDEFFGMETLKVIARQPLTLTETRETFDVIVNVHGGGFTGQAGAIRHGISRALLEADINLRPALKRAGYLTRDSRMVERKKYGLKKARRAPQFSKR, from the coding sequence ATGGCTAAAGTACAATATTTTGGAACAGGACGAAGAAAAACCTCGGTTGCCCGAGTTCGATTATTACCAGGGAGTGGAAAATTCATTATTAACGGACGTGATATTGATGAATTTTTCGGAATGGAAACATTGAAGGTTATTGCAAGACAACCTTTAACTTTAACTGAAACGCGTGAAACGTTTGACGTCATTGTCAATGTTCATGGTGGCGGTTTTACCGGACAGGCTGGAGCAATCCGACATGGGATTTCCCGTGCGCTGCTTGAAGCAGATATCAACCTGAGACCAGCACTGAAACGTGCCGGTTACTTAACTCGAGATTCTCGAATGGTTGAAAGAAAAAAATACGGTCTCAAAAAAGCCCGTCGTGCACCACAGTTTTCAAAACGTTAA
- the rplM gene encoding 50S ribosomal protein L13 — protein sequence MNANATIMAKSHEIDRKWYVIDAEGKVLGRLATEVANILRGKNKPIFSPHMDCGDFVIIINAEKIVLTGNKLDQKLYKTYSGYCGGLKEMTYRKFLAEKPELLVFKAVKGMIPHNKLGDKIATKLKVYAGNEHPHAAQLPEVYEF from the coding sequence ATGAATGCGAATGCCACAATAATGGCCAAATCTCATGAAATAGACCGTAAATGGTATGTGATTGATGCTGAAGGTAAGGTATTAGGACGTCTGGCGACAGAAGTTGCAAATATTTTACGAGGAAAAAACAAACCAATTTTTTCACCACATATGGATTGTGGAGATTTTGTTATTATTATTAATGCCGAAAAAATTGTGTTAACCGGAAACAAGTTAGATCAGAAATTATATAAAACATATTCTGGATATTGCGGTGGATTAAAAGAAATGACCTACCGAAAATTCTTAGCTGAAAAACCAGAACTTTTGGTTTTCAAAGCAGTGAAGGGTATGATCCCACATAACAAGTTAGGGGATAAAATTGCGACTAAACTAAAAGTTTATGCTGGCAATGAACATCCACACGCTGCACAATTGCCTGAAGTTTACGAATTTTAA
- the truA gene encoding tRNA pseudouridine(38-40) synthase TruA: MKNIQLIISYRGTNYCGWQVQPNGPTIQEVIVRGIRELTGESVNLIGSGRTDAGVHALGQSANFLTASTIPPDVFYRALNTRLPHDIRIIGSRECDSNFHSRYHAKGKSYIYKIYESPIGSPFYSDLAFHISRSLDWMAMKEAAAHFIGEHDFITFMASGSSIKTTIRTIEEISFDKNGDLREITFRGNGFLYNMVRIMVGTLYEVGYHRLRPQDMTKIIESKDRSHAGVTAPAQGLYLKEVYY, translated from the coding sequence ATGAAAAATATACAATTAATTATCAGTTATCGCGGCACCAATTATTGCGGCTGGCAGGTCCAGCCCAATGGGCCGACCATTCAGGAAGTCATTGTCAGAGGCATCCGGGAGTTGACAGGCGAATCGGTTAATCTGATCGGCTCAGGCCGAACCGATGCCGGCGTCCATGCATTGGGTCAAAGTGCCAATTTTTTGACTGCATCAACCATTCCACCGGATGTCTTTTATCGTGCCCTGAACACCAGGCTGCCCCACGATATCCGTATTATCGGCAGCAGGGAATGTGACAGTAACTTTCACAGCCGCTATCATGCCAAAGGTAAGAGTTATATCTACAAAATTTATGAGAGTCCGATAGGTAGTCCCTTTTACTCCGATCTGGCTTTCCACATCAGTCGCTCGCTGGACTGGATGGCCATGAAAGAGGCGGCGGCACATTTTATTGGCGAGCATGATTTCATAACCTTTATGGCAAGCGGCAGCTCGATTAAAACAACGATCCGCACCATTGAAGAAATTTCATTTGATAAAAATGGCGATCTTCGGGAGATAACCTTTCGGGGAAATGGCTTTCTCTACAATATGGTCAGGATCATGGTCGGAACCCTTTATGAAGTGGGCTATCATCGTTTACGCCCTCAAGATATGACAAAGATCATCGAAAGTAAGGACCGTAGCCATGCAGGGGTAACAGCCCCTGCCCAAGGCCTATACTTAAAGGAAGTCTACTATTAA
- a CDS encoding energy-coupling factor transporter transmembrane component T: protein MLKDVTIGQYYPTGSVIHKLDPRTKILFTTAFVVMLFFLNNLWGYLATFLILVTITLLSKIPIGYIVRGIKGLVLIIMLTVVLNLFMTPGTPVATLGPLTVTIEGLKVATYMALRLIFLVIGTSIMTLTTSPIDLTDGMEWCMRFIPFVRRYAHELAMMMSIALRFIPTLMEETERIMKAQKARGANFETGNIIARAKNLIPILIPLFISAFRRADELATAMEARCYRGGENRTRMKQLAFETRDGVSLGLMFAMIGGLYLTTWIQIPLLFPV, encoded by the coding sequence ATGTTAAAAGATGTTACAATTGGACAGTATTATCCAACTGGGTCAGTGATCCATAAACTGGATCCCCGGACGAAAATACTGTTTACCACAGCATTTGTTGTGATGTTGTTTTTTTTGAACAATTTATGGGGCTATTTAGCTACATTTCTGATACTAGTGACCATCACGCTCCTGTCAAAAATTCCGATTGGTTATATCGTGCGTGGCATCAAGGGCTTAGTGTTGATTATCATGCTGACGGTTGTCCTAAATTTATTTATGACCCCAGGAACCCCAGTGGCAACGCTTGGTCCGCTGACGGTAACCATCGAAGGTTTGAAGGTAGCCACCTATATGGCTTTGCGTTTGATCTTTCTGGTAATCGGAACCAGTATCATGACCCTGACAACATCCCCCATCGACCTAACGGATGGAATGGAGTGGTGCATGCGTTTTATTCCGTTTGTGCGGCGCTATGCCCATGAGTTAGCAATGATGATGTCAATCGCACTGCGTTTTATCCCAACGTTGATGGAGGAAACGGAGCGGATTATGAAGGCTCAAAAAGCCAGAGGGGCTAATTTTGAAACTGGTAATATCATTGCACGTGCCAAAAATCTGATCCCGATTCTGATTCCCTTGTTTATTTCGGCCTTTCGCCGAGCGGATGAATTGGCCACCGCCATGGAAGCACGATGTTATCGCGGCGGCGAAAACAGAACCCGAATGAAACAATTGGCATTTGAAACCAGAGATGGCGTAAGTCTGGGATTGATGTTTGCGATGATCGGCGGGCTTTATCTGACTACCTGGATTCAAATACCGTTATTATTTCCGGTATAA
- a CDS encoding energy-coupling factor transporter ATPase — MSVEIKNLSHTYSESSPFEFKALKDINITIEDGSFIGIIGHTGSGKSTLIQHLNGLLVPTSGTVLVDGKDIFATKKSDMILLRHHIGLVFQYPEHQLFEETVQKDVAFGPKNQGLSAEEIDQRVRQSIKMVGLDFEEVKDKSPFELSGGQMRRVAIAGVLAMEPSVLILDEPTAGLDPRGREEILAQIKSLHTQKQITVILVSHSMEDIGKMVDKILVMNEGEVVFFDTPNHVFTEITTLESIGLAVPEVTYLMRRLKEKYPEIREDIFTVEAAKKEILKVIRG, encoded by the coding sequence ATGTCAGTAGAAATCAAAAATCTCTCGCATACCTATTCGGAAAGTTCACCTTTTGAATTCAAGGCCCTCAAAGATATCAATATTACGATTGAGGATGGCAGCTTTATCGGCATTATCGGTCATACCGGTTCTGGTAAATCCACGCTTATTCAGCACCTTAATGGGTTACTGGTACCAACATCTGGAACGGTTCTAGTGGACGGAAAAGATATATTTGCAACAAAAAAATCCGATATGATTCTACTCAGACACCATATCGGCTTGGTTTTTCAGTACCCGGAACATCAGCTATTTGAAGAAACTGTTCAAAAAGATGTTGCTTTCGGTCCCAAGAACCAAGGCCTTAGCGCGGAAGAAATTGACCAACGGGTCAGACAGTCCATTAAAATGGTTGGTCTGGATTTTGAAGAAGTGAAGGATAAATCACCCTTTGAACTCTCTGGCGGACAAATGCGCCGGGTTGCCATTGCCGGGGTTTTAGCGATGGAGCCTTCAGTTTTGATTCTGGATGAACCGACAGCAGGCTTGGATCCCCGGGGGCGGGAAGAAATATTGGCACAGATCAAGTCATTGCATACCCAGAAACAAATTACCGTTATTCTGGTCTCTCATAGTATGGAAGATATTGGGAAAATGGTCGATAAGATTCTGGTTATGAATGAGGGCGAAGTCGTATTTTTTGATACCCCGAACCATGTTTTCACAGAAATAACCACGCTTGAAAGCATTGGACTGGCGGTGCCGGAAGTGACCTATCTGATGCGACGACTGAAAGAAAAATATCCAGAAATTAGAGAAGATATTTTTACTGTGGAAGCAGCAAAAAAAGAAATTCTCAAAGTCATAAGAGGATAA
- a CDS encoding energy-coupling factor transporter ATPase yields the protein MIEVRDVHFTYPHNNENESVVALDGISLHIEKGEFVGIIGHNGSGKSTLSKLLNAIIFPTQGDVIVSGLNTKDHENLWTIRQTAGMVFQNPDNQLVATIVEEDVAFGPENLGVPPLEIRERVDRALAIVEMQAYAHQKPHQLSGGQKQRIAIAGILAMEPECIIFDEPTAMLDPSGRREVMETIKRLNHDKEMTVIHITHFMEEIVDADRIIVLDKGKVVMEGEPRSIFRQVKRLKEIGLDVPQMTELAYELRNEGMKMSDDILSIEEMVNALCQ from the coding sequence ATGATTGAGGTGCGGGATGTTCATTTCACCTATCCTCACAATAACGAAAATGAGTCAGTCGTTGCACTTGACGGAATCAGTTTACATATTGAAAAAGGTGAATTTGTCGGAATCATTGGACATAATGGTTCGGGAAAATCCACCCTTTCCAAATTACTAAATGCGATCATTTTCCCGACCCAGGGCGATGTGATCGTCAGTGGTCTTAATACCAAGGATCACGAAAATCTGTGGACGATCCGTCAGACTGCCGGTATGGTTTTTCAGAACCCAGATAACCAGCTGGTTGCAACCATCGTGGAAGAAGATGTGGCTTTCGGACCGGAAAACCTCGGTGTGCCACCTTTGGAGATCCGTGAGCGGGTCGACCGGGCCTTGGCGATTGTCGAGATGCAGGCTTATGCACATCAAAAGCCCCACCAATTATCTGGAGGACAAAAGCAGCGAATTGCCATTGCCGGAATTCTGGCGATGGAGCCGGAGTGTATTATTTTTGATGAACCGACAGCGATGCTTGATCCATCAGGACGGCGGGAAGTTATGGAGACCATTAAACGACTCAACCACGATAAAGAAATGACTGTTATTCATATTACGCATTTTATGGAAGAAATCGTCGATGCTGATCGAATTATCGTCCTTGATAAAGGGAAGGTGGTTATGGAAGGTGAGCCCCGCTCGATCTTCAGACAGGTAAAACGCCTGAAAGAGATTGGTCTGGACGTACCGCAAATGACCGAGCTTGCCTATGAGCTCCGAAACGAAGGGATGAAAATGTCGGATGATATTTTAAGTATTGAGGAAATGGTGAATGCGTTATGTCAGTAG
- the rplQ gene encoding 50S ribosomal protein L17, which yields MAGYRKLGRPSDQRRALLRNLTTALLEHGKIETTVTRAKEVKRIADKMVTLGKRGDLHARRQAISYITQEAVVKQLFDEIAPKYTERNGGYTRIYRVGPRRGDGAEMAIIELV from the coding sequence ATGGCGGGATATCGAAAACTAGGCCGTCCCTCTGATCAAAGAAGAGCATTATTGCGTAATCTTACCACTGCCCTTTTAGAACACGGTAAAATTGAAACAACCGTAACCAGAGCGAAGGAAGTTAAAAGAATAGCAGATAAAATGGTCACTTTAGGTAAAAGAGGCGACTTACATGCCAGAAGACAGGCAATTTCATATATCACTCAAGAAGCAGTGGTAAAACAATTGTTTGACGAAATAGCACCTAAATATACTGAACGAAACGGCGGCTACACTCGAATTTATCGAGTTGGACCACGTCGAGGCGACGGCGCAGAAATGGCTATAATTGAATTAGTATAA
- a CDS encoding DNA-directed RNA polymerase subunit alpha, which translates to MIEFEKPVIEIVDKKDDETYGRFVIEPLERGYGTTLGNSLRRIMLSSLPGVAVTSVKIEGVLHEFSTIPGVKEDVIEILLNLKGLAAEIYTDEPKVIYIEASEEGEITAGDIIADSDVDILNPEMHIATLSKGSTLNMEMRIEKGRGYVAADKNKYPGMPIGTIPMDSIFSPIIKVNFLVENTRVGQITDFDKLTIDIWTDGTTTPEEALSLAAKVLSEHLNLFINLTEHATTVEIMVEKEESEKERIREMSIEELELSVRSSNCLRRANIDTVEKLTQRSEEDMIKVRNLGRKSLNEIKHKLAEIGLSLSQEEEKAKE; encoded by the coding sequence ATGATCGAATTCGAGAAACCAGTCATCGAAATTGTTGATAAAAAAGACGACGAAACCTACGGGCGGTTTGTCATTGAACCTTTAGAGCGGGGATATGGAACTACCCTTGGTAACAGTCTGAGACGAATAATGCTGTCATCCCTACCAGGTGTGGCAGTAACATCTGTAAAAATTGAAGGCGTATTACATGAGTTTTCCACAATCCCCGGGGTAAAAGAGGATGTAATTGAAATCCTGCTGAACCTGAAGGGACTGGCTGCGGAAATTTACACTGATGAGCCTAAAGTTATTTACATTGAAGCTTCAGAAGAAGGTGAAATCACAGCTGGTGATATCATTGCAGATTCTGACGTCGATATTCTTAACCCTGAAATGCACATTGCTACCTTGTCTAAGGGTTCTACCCTGAATATGGAAATGCGTATTGAAAAAGGTCGAGGTTACGTTGCGGCAGATAAAAATAAATATCCGGGTATGCCTATTGGAACTATTCCGATGGATTCTATCTTTTCGCCAATTATTAAAGTTAATTTTTTAGTAGAAAACACCCGAGTTGGTCAAATTACTGACTTTGATAAATTAACCATCGATATTTGGACTGACGGAACGACAACCCCGGAAGAAGCACTTTCTTTGGCAGCCAAAGTTTTAAGTGAACATCTCAACCTGTTCATTAATTTAACTGAACATGCTACGACTGTTGAAATTATGGTGGAAAAAGAAGAAAGTGAAAAAGAACGTATTCGCGAAATGTCGATTGAAGAATTGGAGCTTTCTGTAAGATCCAGTAACTGCTTACGACGGGCGAATATTGATACAGTTGAAAAATTAACACAACGAAGCGAAGAGGATATGATTAAAGTTCGTAACCTCGGACGTAAATCTCTTAATGAAATCAAGCACAAACTAGCAGAGATTGGATTGTCCTTGAGTCAAGAAGAAGAAAAGGCAAAGGAGTAA
- the rpsD gene encoding 30S ribosomal protein S4: protein MSRNIEASCRQCRREGAKLYLKGERCYSTNKCAFERRPTPPGQHGKRRTKLSEYGLQLREKQKAKRIYGVLEKQFRGYFEIAEKQKGITGHNLLIHLESRLDNVVYRLGMATSRKEARQLVDHEHFLINGKKLNIPSYIMKEGDVIEVRPKSKKSQKFKDILEVTENRTVAPWLSKDVETLSGKVIGRPAVEDLDVEIAEHLIVELYSK, encoded by the coding sequence ATGTCAAGAAATATAGAAGCATCATGCCGACAATGTAGACGTGAAGGTGCAAAATTGTACCTAAAGGGAGAACGTTGTTATTCAACAAATAAATGCGCGTTCGAAAGACGTCCTACACCACCAGGTCAACATGGTAAAAGAAGAACAAAATTATCTGAATATGGCCTTCAGTTACGAGAAAAACAAAAAGCAAAACGTATTTACGGCGTTCTTGAAAAACAATTCCGTGGTTACTTTGAAATTGCTGAAAAACAAAAGGGAATTACCGGTCATAACCTGTTAATTCACTTAGAATCACGTTTAGATAATGTGGTTTACCGTTTAGGAATGGCAACATCTCGTAAAGAAGCTCGCCAATTGGTTGATCATGAACATTTCCTGATCAACGGCAAAAAATTAAACATCCCTTCTTATATCATGAAAGAGGGCGATGTAATTGAAGTTCGACCAAAAAGCAAAAAATCTCAGAAATTCAAAGACATTTTAGAAGTGACTGAAAATAGAACCGTTGCACCATGGTTGTCTAAAGATGTTGAAACACTATCAGGAAAAGTCATTGGCAGACCGGCAGTAGAAGACTTAGATGTCGAAATTGCTGAACATCTTATTGTTGAATTGTATTCTAAATAG
- the rpsK gene encoding 30S ribosomal protein S11: MAVKKARRKVKKVKKNIERGQAHIQSSFNNTIVTITDMSGNALSWASSGGLGFKGSRKSTPFASQMAAEEAAKAAMEHGLKSVEVLVKGPGSGREAAIRALQAAGLEITLIRDVTPIPHNGCRPPKRRRV; encoded by the coding sequence ATGGCAGTTAAAAAAGCACGAAGAAAAGTAAAAAAAGTTAAAAAGAATATCGAACGTGGCCAGGCCCATATTCAATCTTCTTTCAACAATACAATTGTTACCATTACAGATATGTCAGGAAATGCTCTTTCATGGGCAAGTTCTGGTGGATTAGGTTTTAAAGGTTCGCGAAAAAGCACGCCTTTTGCTTCTCAAATGGCAGCAGAAGAAGCAGCAAAAGCGGCCATGGAGCATGGACTTAAAAGCGTAGAAGTTTTAGTCAAAGGCCCTGGTTCCGGACGTGAGGCAGCAATTCGAGCCTTACAGGCGGCTGGATTAGAAATTACCCTGATCCGCGATGTTACGCCTATTCCACATAACGGTTGTCGACCACCTAAGCGACGACGAGTATAA